The proteins below are encoded in one region of Flavobacterium sp. IMCC34852:
- a CDS encoding sensor histidine kinase has translation MKLNAFYKSPIFLKSIFVVSIFAIFFISAVTFKHINLLNNSSKWVNHSYDVNLELERLFSYLKDSETGQRGFLITKDSTFLEPYVNAKERIDKSLDIIKSYSQNDPAQENNLRKLEFYINKRQNYLSAALHLSFKKSLNDKELKEKLLVGKGTMDSVRNQINVMILLEKKNLKSRELSYKDTIKVTPIFIYITLLITLVLISISYIRINRDLEKMQVANNRLTVLNESSSLAEIVGNFGSWQLNIDTDDYTFSDNIYRLLGCEPQSFKNGQADFLKYVHPEDKSYFEGINSKELENDNLPSFTYRIIRKDKKLRYFRTTGRIVTNKSGHKLLIGTTSDVTEEVLASLSLEQQNIELEASNKELLAFNYVASHDLQEPLRKIQTFISRLSDKEYDKLSENGKEYITRIHSSVDRMRILIDDLLQYSRANKTEKVFEKVSLNELLENAKFDLAQSIEEKNAVIQNEELPKMTVIPFQIQQLFINLIGNSLKYSRENVVPKIKISCKRVSAFEEPQLPKNTKAKFYKITFEDNGIGFEQEYAEKIFILFNRLHNKNEYAGTGIGLAICKKIVENHKGFIFAEGKPNEGSIFTIYLSEDC, from the coding sequence ATGAAACTAAATGCCTTTTACAAATCGCCTATTTTTCTTAAAAGCATTTTTGTAGTTTCAATTTTTGCTATTTTTTTTATTTCCGCCGTTACTTTTAAGCACATCAATTTGTTGAACAATTCCTCCAAATGGGTGAATCATTCTTATGATGTCAACCTGGAACTGGAGCGTTTATTTTCTTATTTAAAAGATTCCGAAACCGGTCAACGCGGTTTTTTGATTACCAAAGATTCAACTTTTTTAGAACCCTATGTCAACGCTAAAGAAAGAATTGACAAATCGCTTGATATCATAAAAAGTTATTCTCAAAACGATCCGGCTCAGGAAAATAACTTGAGAAAATTAGAATTCTACATCAATAAAAGACAAAATTACCTTTCGGCAGCATTACATCTTTCCTTCAAAAAATCTCTAAATGACAAGGAGTTAAAAGAAAAACTTTTGGTAGGTAAAGGAACCATGGACAGTGTTCGCAATCAAATCAACGTCATGATTCTTTTGGAGAAAAAAAACCTCAAATCAAGAGAATTAAGCTATAAAGACACTATCAAAGTCACTCCTATATTCATCTACATCACCTTGCTTATTACCTTAGTACTGATTTCCATTTCTTACATCAGAATCAATCGCGATTTAGAAAAAATGCAAGTGGCCAATAACCGTTTGACCGTGCTCAACGAATCGAGCAGTTTGGCAGAAATAGTTGGTAATTTCGGGAGTTGGCAACTCAATATTGACACTGATGACTATACCTTTTCCGATAATATTTATCGCTTGTTAGGTTGCGAACCTCAATCGTTTAAAAACGGCCAAGCCGATTTTCTTAAATATGTTCATCCAGAAGACAAATCCTATTTTGAAGGAATAAATTCAAAAGAACTTGAAAACGATAATCTTCCTTCTTTTACCTACAGAATTATCAGAAAAGATAAGAAACTGCGCTATTTCAGAACTACCGGAAGAATTGTAACCAACAAATCAGGGCATAAACTTTTGATAGGAACAACTAGTGATGTAACTGAAGAAGTTTTGGCTTCCTTGTCCTTGGAACAACAAAATATCGAATTGGAAGCGAGCAATAAAGAACTTTTGGCTTTTAACTATGTGGCAAGTCACGATTTACAAGAACCTTTGCGCAAAATTCAAACCTTTATTTCCCGCCTTTCCGACAAAGAGTATGACAAACTCTCTGAAAACGGAAAAGAATACATTACCCGAATTCATTCCTCAGTAGACAGAATGAGAATTCTTATTGATGATTTGTTACAATACTCCAGAGCCAACAAAACAGAAAAAGTTTTTGAAAAAGTTAGTTTAAATGAATTGCTGGAGAATGCCAAATTTGATTTGGCCCAATCTATTGAAGAAAAAAATGCAGTAATTCAAAACGAAGAGTTACCAAAAATGACGGTCATTCCGTTTCAAATACAACAGTTATTTATCAATTTAATAGGAAACTCACTCAAATATAGCAGAGAAAATGTGGTGCCGAAAATTAAAATATCTTGTAAACGAGTATCCGCTTTTGAAGAACCGCAGCTTCCCAAAAACACCAAAGCCAAATTTTATAAAATCACTTTTGAAGATAACGGTATTGGCTTTGAACAAGAATATGCCGAGAAAATATTTATTCTTTTCAATCGTCTACACAACAAAAATGAATATGCCGGAACCGGTATAGGATTGGCAATTTGTAAAAAAATTGTCGAAAACCACAAAGGCTTCATCTTTGCCGAGGGTAAACCAAATGAGGGTTCAATCTTTACCATCTATCTCTCTGAAGACTGCTAA
- a CDS encoding response regulator encodes MEKEYIHIILADDDEDDRLFFTDAFEELKINTKVNTFNDGVELMNYLNQPDAVLPNVLFLDLNMPRKNGFECLDEIKKDNRFDDIAIAIFSTSSSEEHVEETFIRGANIYIKKPSDFSTLKKVLSDVVTINWQYHTSGLNKDNFLLKI; translated from the coding sequence ATGGAAAAGGAATATATACATATTATTTTGGCAGATGATGATGAAGATGATCGACTGTTTTTTACCGATGCTTTTGAGGAATTAAAAATTAACACCAAAGTGAATACGTTTAATGACGGTGTTGAATTGATGAACTATTTGAACCAACCCGACGCCGTTTTACCCAATGTGCTGTTTCTTGATTTAAACATGCCCAGAAAAAATGGTTTTGAATGTTTGGATGAAATAAAAAAAGACAATCGCTTTGATGACATTGCGATAGCCATATTTTCCACATCCTCTTCGGAAGAGCACGTGGAAGAAACGTTTATCAGAGGTGCCAATATTTATATCAAAAAACCCAGTGACTTTTCGACTTTGAAAAAAGTACTATCAGATGTGGTGACGATTAATTGGCAATACCATACTTCGGGATTGAACAAGGATAATTTTTTATTAAAAATATAA
- a CDS encoding helix-turn-helix domain-containing protein, whose translation MKIFIKFDFNTVCRKVLEEKLIKHNIKHRILGFGEVEILDKPNTKIFREFTDELHEYGIDIIENQKTVLVQKMKDTIIEMIHSPELVNIKSSVYLAEKLSHSYGYLSNLFSDVTFTSIENYIIMQKIEYAKQLMVSGQLSLTEIAFKLNYSSVAHLSTQFKNVTGITPSAFQRIINKRREMANKR comes from the coding sequence ATGAAAATTTTCATCAAATTTGACTTTAATACTGTTTGCCGTAAGGTTTTAGAAGAAAAACTTATCAAGCACAATATCAAACATCGAATTTTGGGATTCGGTGAGGTCGAAATTCTTGATAAACCCAACACCAAAATATTCCGAGAATTCACCGATGAACTCCATGAATACGGTATTGACATCATAGAAAACCAAAAAACCGTTTTGGTTCAAAAAATGAAAGACACCATCATAGAGATGATTCACAGCCCTGAATTAGTAAATATCAAAAGCTCTGTTTATCTTGCAGAGAAATTGAGTCACAGTTATGGCTATCTGTCCAATTTGTTTTCAGATGTAACCTTTACTTCAATAGAAAATTACATCATTATGCAAAAAATAGAATATGCCAAACAACTCATGGTCAGCGGACAACTAAGTTTAACCGAAATTGCTTTTAAACTTAATTACTCCAGTGTTGCCCATTTGAGTACTCAATTTAAGAATGTTACTGGGATTACTCCTTCAGCATTTCAGCGAATCATAAACAAGAGAAGAGAAATGGCAAACAAAAGATAA
- the pyrF gene encoding orotidine-5'-phosphate decarboxylase: MTTTQLVQQIRQKKSFLCIGLDVDLNKIPQHLLALEDPIFEFNKAIIDATHDLCVSYKPNTAFYEAYGLKGWQSLQKTITYLNEKHSEIFTIADAKRGDIGNTSSMYAKAFLEDLNFDSVTVAPYMGKDSVEPFLAFENKHTIMLALTSNEGAFDFQTKSIDGEELYKTVIKTSKTWKNSQNLMYVVGATKAEYFTEIRKIVPNSFLLVPGVGAQGGSLSEVCQYGMNEEVGLLINSSRAIIYASKGTDFAQKAREEALKLQLEMESILKL, from the coding sequence ATGACAACAACACAACTCGTTCAACAAATCCGCCAAAAAAAATCCTTTCTCTGTATAGGTTTGGATGTTGATTTAAACAAAATCCCACAGCATTTATTGGCACTGGAAGATCCGATTTTTGAATTCAACAAAGCCATTATCGATGCTACACACGATTTGTGTGTTTCCTATAAACCCAATACAGCTTTCTATGAAGCTTATGGTTTAAAAGGTTGGCAATCGCTTCAAAAAACGATTACTTATTTAAATGAAAAGCATTCCGAAATTTTTACCATAGCCGATGCAAAACGCGGCGATATTGGCAATACTTCTTCGATGTATGCTAAAGCTTTTCTGGAAGATTTAAACTTTGATTCTGTTACTGTTGCGCCTTATATGGGTAAAGATTCGGTGGAACCTTTTTTGGCTTTTGAAAACAAACACACTATCATGTTGGCTTTAACATCAAACGAAGGCGCTTTTGATTTTCAAACCAAAAGTATTGATGGTGAAGAATTGTATAAAACCGTTATCAAAACATCCAAAACTTGGAAAAACAGCCAAAATTTAATGTATGTTGTGGGCGCTACCAAAGCAGAATATTTCACGGAAATTCGTAAAATAGTACCCAATAGTTTCTTATTAGTACCCGGTGTTGGCGCGCAAGGCGGAAGTCTTTCAGAAGTTTGCCAATACGGAATGAATGAAGAAGTCGGTTTGTTAATCAACTCCTCGCGAGCAATTATTTATGCTTCAAAAGGAACTGACTTTGCCCAAAAGGCTAGGGAAGAAGCCCTAAAACTGCAACTTGAAATGGAGTCAATTTTGAAATTATAA
- a CDS encoding ABC transporter substrate-binding protein — protein MNTFTDQLGSHHSFEKTPKRIVSLVPSQTELLYDLGLEESIVGITKFCVHPFHFKSTKKIIGGTKKVHFEKIRLLQPDIIIANKEENTIEIVDELSRICPVWVTEIVTLDDNLKMIADFGTLFNKRTEAKKWTDKINFAHTDFQQFIKDKPLNKVAYFIWANPYMVAGGDTFINEMLKLNKFENIYDNHPKYEGRYPEVIIQKMRIQGDPDLVLLSSEPFPFTDEHAFELGRFTHHAKTVFVDGEMFSWYGSRIVKAFGYFKMLHEKIA, from the coding sequence TTGAACACATTTACTGACCAACTCGGAAGCCATCACAGTTTTGAAAAAACACCAAAGCGAATCGTTTCTTTGGTTCCTTCGCAAACGGAGTTATTATATGATTTGGGTTTAGAGGAAAGTATTGTTGGCATTACCAAATTCTGCGTTCATCCGTTTCATTTTAAATCGACCAAAAAAATTATCGGCGGCACCAAGAAAGTCCATTTTGAAAAAATCAGGTTATTACAGCCTGATATCATCATTGCCAATAAAGAAGAAAATACAATTGAAATTGTAGATGAGTTGTCTAGAATCTGTCCGGTTTGGGTTACTGAAATTGTTACCTTAGATGACAATCTGAAAATGATAGCCGATTTCGGTACACTTTTTAACAAAAGAACCGAAGCAAAGAAATGGACAGACAAAATCAATTTTGCACACACCGATTTTCAACAGTTTATTAAAGACAAACCCTTGAATAAAGTCGCTTATTTTATTTGGGCCAATCCTTATATGGTTGCCGGCGGTGATACTTTTATCAATGAAATGTTGAAGCTGAATAAATTCGAAAATATTTATGATAATCATCCCAAATACGAAGGAAGGTATCCTGAAGTGATTATCCAGAAAATGCGCATCCAAGGCGATCCCGATTTGGTTTTATTGTCTTCAGAACCTTTTCCGTTTACCGATGAGCATGCCTTTGAATTAGGACGATTTACCCATCACGCGAAGACGGTTTTTGTAGATGGTGAAATGTTTTCCTGGTACGGAAGTCGTATTGTTAAAGCCTTTGGTTATTTTAAAATGCTTCATGAAAAAATAGCCTAA
- a CDS encoding DUF4197 domain-containing protein, translated as MKTKIALLLLIPTVGFSQIKILDEIKKAVPSKTTSTGLGSLSNVDISQGLKEALNKGIEKQVTKLTAVDGFYKNEMVKILLPEELQKVDKTLRKMGMSSLADKGILMLNRAAEDAVKESTPIFIDAVKNMSFTDAKNILMGNENAATSYLQTETTNPLYAKFNPVIQNSFAKVGADKVWANIIKKYNSLPLVTKVNPDLTDYTTNKALEGVFKMIAVEEKDIRTNLNARSTDLLKKVFAKQDKK; from the coding sequence ATGAAAACAAAAATCGCTTTACTCCTTTTAATCCCTACAGTAGGTTTTTCACAAATTAAAATTTTAGACGAAATTAAAAAAGCCGTTCCTTCCAAAACAACTTCAACCGGTTTGGGTTCGTTGAGCAATGTGGATATCTCTCAAGGATTGAAAGAAGCTTTAAACAAAGGCATTGAAAAACAAGTAACCAAATTGACGGCTGTTGACGGATTCTACAAAAATGAAATGGTCAAAATTTTATTGCCCGAGGAACTTCAAAAAGTAGATAAAACCTTGCGTAAAATGGGCATGAGCTCTTTGGCAGACAAAGGTATTTTAATGCTGAATCGAGCGGCTGAAGATGCAGTGAAAGAATCGACGCCTATTTTTATAGATGCCGTAAAAAACATGAGTTTTACCGATGCTAAAAATATACTGATGGGTAACGAAAATGCGGCAACCTCTTATTTGCAAACCGAAACAACCAATCCGTTGTACGCCAAATTCAATCCGGTTATTCAAAATTCGTTTGCTAAAGTTGGCGCAGATAAAGTTTGGGCCAACATTATTAAAAAGTATAACAGTTTACCATTGGTTACCAAAGTCAATCCCGATTTAACCGATTATACCACCAACAAAGCTTTAGAAGGCGTCTTTAAAATGATAGCTGTAGAAGAAAAAGACATTCGAACCAATCTAAATGCTAGAAGTACTGATTTACTAAAAAAAGTATTTGCCAAACAAGACAAAAAGTAG
- a CDS encoding methylmalonyl-CoA mutase family protein: protein MVQEQPYIPKNKVRIVTAASLFDGHDAAINIMRRIIQATGVEVIHLGHDRSVEEVVNTAIQEDANAIAMTSYQGGHNEYFKYMFDLLKEKGAGHIKIFGGGGGVILPTEISELHEYGITRIYSPDDGRAMGLQGMINDLVKQADFPVGNELNGEINHLEEKNPTAIARIISSAENFPEVAKETLDTIHKKNETTHIPVLGITGTGGAGKSSLVDELVRRFLIDFPGKTIGLISVDPSKRKTGGALLGDRIRMNAINNPRVYMRSLATRQSNLALSKYVNEAIQVLKAAKYDIIILETSGIGQSDTEILEHSDVSLYVMTPEFGAATQLEKIDMLDFADLVAINKFDKRGALDAIRDVKKQYQRNHNLWDTNPDDMPVIGTIASQFNDPGMNTLYKKIMDKIVEKTGADLKSTFEITREMSEKIFVIPPHRTRYLSEIAENNRKYDETVLTQVEVAQKLYGIYKTIESVSKKQVNIDKAGIEVNSLNFNDDNKDFLNLLVKEFDRVKMNLDPFNWEIILTWNDKVNKYKNPVYSFKVRDKEIKIETHTESLSHSQIPKVALPKYQAWGDILKWNLQENVPGEFPFASGLYPFKREGEDPTRMFAGEGGPERTNRRFHYVSLGMPAKRLSTAFDSVTLYGNDPDLRPDIYGKIGNAGVSICCLDDAKKLYSGFDLSHAMTSVSMTINGPAPMLLGFFMNAAIDQNCEKYIIENNLQVEIEEKINEIYKAKKVARPRYNGELPKGNNGLGLMLLGVTGDQVLPKEIYDDIKIKTLTQVRGTVQADILKEDQAQNTCIFSTEFALRLMGDVQEYFIQKNVRNFYSVSISGYHIAEAGANPITQLAFTLANGFTYVEYYLSRGMNINDFGPNLSFFFSNGIDPEYAVIGRVARKIWAKAMKNKYGANERAQMLKYHIQTSGRSLHAQEIDFNDIRTTLQALYAIYDNCNSLHTNAYDEAITTPTEESVRRAMAIQLIINKELGLAKNENPIQGSFIIEELTDLVEEAVLQEFDRITERGGVLGAMETMYQRSKIQEESLYYETLKHTGEFPIIGVNTFLSSKGSPTVVPAEVIRATEEEKQFQIKTLETLHNANSGLEEEQLEMLQDAAINNKNLFERLMEATKYCSLGQITSALFEVGGQYRRNM from the coding sequence ATGGTTCAAGAACAGCCCTATATTCCTAAAAATAAAGTAAGAATTGTTACTGCAGCTTCCCTTTTTGACGGTCACGATGCCGCCATCAACATTATGCGACGTATTATCCAAGCGACTGGAGTGGAAGTAATTCACTTGGGTCACGATCGAAGCGTAGAAGAAGTAGTAAATACAGCCATACAAGAAGATGCGAATGCCATAGCTATGACTTCCTACCAAGGCGGACACAATGAGTATTTCAAATATATGTTCGATTTATTGAAGGAAAAAGGAGCCGGTCATATCAAAATTTTCGGTGGTGGCGGTGGTGTAATTTTGCCAACTGAGATTTCAGAATTGCACGAATACGGCATTACCCGAATCTATTCACCGGATGATGGTCGCGCTATGGGATTGCAAGGGATGATTAACGATTTGGTAAAACAAGCCGATTTTCCGGTGGGCAATGAACTTAATGGCGAAATCAATCACTTAGAGGAAAAGAATCCAACGGCGATTGCCCGTATAATTTCTTCGGCAGAAAATTTCCCAGAAGTAGCCAAAGAAACACTCGACACCATCCATAAAAAAAATGAAACGACTCACATTCCTGTTTTGGGAATTACCGGAACGGGTGGTGCCGGAAAATCGTCTTTAGTAGATGAATTGGTGCGCCGATTTTTAATCGACTTCCCGGGAAAAACCATCGGATTGATTTCAGTCGATCCTTCCAAGAGAAAAACCGGAGGAGCATTATTGGGAGACAGAATTCGAATGAATGCCATCAATAATCCAAGAGTTTACATGCGTTCATTGGCAACAAGACAATCTAATTTGGCTCTATCGAAATATGTAAACGAAGCGATTCAGGTCTTGAAAGCCGCGAAATATGATATCATCATCTTAGAAACTTCGGGTATCGGACAAAGCGATACCGAAATTTTAGAACATTCGGATGTGTCGCTATATGTAATGACACCTGAATTTGGTGCCGCAACGCAATTAGAGAAAATCGACATGCTTGATTTTGCCGATTTGGTAGCGATTAATAAATTTGACAAACGCGGGGCGCTGGATGCGATTCGCGATGTAAAAAAGCAATACCAACGCAATCACAATCTTTGGGATACTAATCCGGATGATATGCCGGTAATCGGGACGATTGCTTCGCAGTTTAATGATCCGGGCATGAATACACTCTACAAAAAAATCATGGATAAGATTGTTGAAAAAACCGGAGCCGATTTAAAATCGACTTTCGAAATCACCCGTGAAATGAGTGAGAAGATATTCGTAATTCCACCACACAGAACCCGTTATTTATCTGAGATTGCTGAGAACAACCGCAAGTATGACGAGACGGTTTTAACCCAAGTGGAAGTGGCTCAAAAGCTTTACGGAATCTATAAAACAATAGAATCTGTTAGCAAAAAACAAGTGAATATCGACAAAGCCGGAATTGAAGTTAACAGTTTGAATTTCAATGACGATAACAAGGACTTCTTAAATCTATTGGTTAAAGAATTTGATAGGGTAAAAATGAACCTTGATCCATTCAATTGGGAAATAATCCTGACATGGAACGACAAAGTCAACAAATACAAAAATCCGGTATACAGCTTTAAAGTCCGCGACAAAGAAATCAAAATTGAAACGCATACCGAAAGTTTATCTCACTCACAAATTCCAAAAGTAGCCTTGCCCAAATACCAAGCTTGGGGCGATATTTTGAAATGGAATTTACAAGAGAATGTACCGGGTGAATTCCCGTTTGCTTCAGGCTTGTATCCATTCAAAAGAGAAGGCGAAGATCCAACGCGTATGTTTGCCGGAGAAGGCGGACCGGAAAGAACCAACCGTCGTTTTCATTACGTTTCCCTCGGAATGCCTGCTAAACGTTTGTCAACAGCTTTTGACTCTGTTACTTTATACGGAAATGATCCCGATTTGCGTCCGGATATTTACGGTAAAATCGGTAATGCCGGAGTTTCTATTTGTTGTTTAGATGATGCGAAGAAGTTGTATTCCGGTTTCGATTTGAGTCACGCCATGACTTCGGTTTCTATGACCATTAATGGTCCGGCGCCGATGTTATTGGGATTCTTTATGAATGCCGCCATCGACCAAAACTGTGAAAAGTATATTATTGAGAACAATCTTCAGGTTGAAATTGAAGAGAAAATCAACGAAATCTATAAAGCCAAGAAAGTAGCACGACCAAGATACAACGGCGAATTACCCAAAGGGAACAATGGACTTGGCTTAATGCTTTTGGGCGTAACCGGTGACCAAGTTTTGCCCAAAGAAATCTATGACGATATTAAAATCAAAACGCTTACCCAAGTCCGAGGAACAGTTCAAGCTGACATTTTAAAAGAAGACCAAGCGCAAAACACTTGTATTTTCTCGACGGAATTTGCCTTGCGATTGATGGGTGATGTTCAGGAATATTTTATCCAAAAGAATGTGCGTAATTTCTATTCGGTTTCGATTTCGGGTTACCATATAGCCGAAGCAGGAGCGAACCCGATTACGCAATTGGCCTTTACGTTGGCGAATGGTTTCACTTATGTAGAATACTATTTAAGTCGCGGGATGAACATCAACGATTTTGGGCCAAACTTATCGTTCTTCTTCTCAAACGGAATCGACCCTGAATATGCGGTTATCGGAAGAGTAGCGCGTAAAATTTGGGCGAAAGCCATGAAAAATAAATACGGAGCCAATGAAAGAGCGCAGATGTTGAAATACCACATCCAAACTTCGGGACGTTCATTACACGCTCAAGAAATTGACTTCAACGACATTCGTACCACTTTACAAGCGTTATATGCGATTTATGACAACTGTAATTCATTGCACACTAATGCGTATGACGAAGCGATTACTACGCCAACGGAAGAATCAGTGCGCAGAGCAATGGCGATTCAGTTGATTATCAATAAGGAATTAGGATTGGCTAAAAACGAAAATCCAATACAAGGTTCGTTTATTATAGAAGAATTAACCGATTTGGTAGAAGAAGCCGTGTTACAAGAATTCGACCGCATTACAGAACGTGGCGGTGTTTTAGGTGCTATGGAAACCATGTACCAAAGAAGCAAAATTCAGGAAGAAAGTTTGTATTACGAAACCTTGAAACATACCGGGGAATTCCCAATCATCGGTGTAAATACTTTTTTGAGTTCCAAAGGTTCGCCGACGGTTGTTCCGGCAGAAGTGATTCGAGCCACCGAGGAAGAGAAACAATTCCAAATCAAAACTTTGGAAACTTTACACAATGCGAACTCAGGTTTAGAAGAAGAACAATTGGAGATGCTTCAAGATGCCGCTATTAACAACAAAAACTTATTTGAAAGATTGATGGAAGCCACGAAATATTGTTCATTAGGCCAAATTACTTCTGCTTTGTTTGAAGTTGGCGGTCAGTATCGACGCAATATGTAA
- the sigZ gene encoding RNA polymerase sigma factor SigZ, giving the protein MKKDTILPTPFTSEFLWESYSQDLKRYVFSQIKDEDTTNDVLQEIFIKIHLNIDALQKKESVKSWVFTIAHNTLMNFLNKKSVPFAIGEVTDDFSTEEEVHSAKSCLLPLIKNLPDKYREPLLLSEIKGKKQAEVADLLGISLSGAKSRIQRGRKLLQQGFMDCCHYKLNEDGFLVGEHQDKADCKMCK; this is encoded by the coding sequence ATGAAGAAAGACACTATTTTGCCAACTCCATTTACTTCTGAGTTTTTATGGGAAAGCTATTCCCAAGATTTGAAGCGCTATGTTTTCAGTCAGATTAAAGACGAAGACACAACTAATGATGTGCTTCAGGAAATATTCATCAAAATCCATCTTAACATTGATGCTTTGCAAAAAAAAGAAAGCGTCAAGTCTTGGGTTTTTACCATTGCTCACAATACTTTGATGAATTTTTTAAATAAGAAATCGGTGCCGTTCGCCATTGGTGAAGTTACGGATGACTTTTCGACAGAAGAAGAAGTTCACTCCGCCAAAAGTTGTTTGTTACCACTAATTAAAAACCTTCCCGATAAATACAGAGAACCTTTGCTGTTAAGCGAAATTAAAGGCAAGAAACAAGCTGAAGTTGCTGATTTGTTAGGAATTTCACTTTCCGGTGCCAAATCGAGAATCCAACGCGGGCGAAAATTATTGCAACAAGGTTTTATGGATTGTTGTCATTATAAATTAAATGAAGATGGTTTTTTAGTAGGTGAACACCAAGATAAAGCAGATTGTAAAATGTGTAAATAA
- a CDS encoding aminotransferase class I/II-fold pyridoxal phosphate-dependent enzyme, whose translation MVKDLFERIQNNKGPLGKWASQAEGYYVFPKLEGELGPRMQFHGKDILNWSLNDYLGLANHPEVRQADTDAAIKYGAAYPMGARMMSGHTDAHEQLEKELAAFVQKESAYLLNFGYQGIMSCIDALVTKNDIIVYDVDAHACIIDGVRLHMGKRFTYKHNDLESMEKNLQRATKMATETGGGILFITEGVFGMRGQQGKLKEIVAMKKKYNFRLLVDDAHGFGTLGKTGAGAGEEQGCQDGIDVYFSTFAKSMASIGAFLAADKDIIDYLKYNLRSQMFAKALPMIQTVGALKRLQLLRDNPGLKDKLWENVNALQNGLKAKGFNIGDTNTCVTPVYLEGSIPEAMVMVNDLRENYGIFLSIVVYPVIPKGIILLRMIPTASHTLADIEETLTAFDAIREKLVNGTYKKIAEATTVDVS comes from the coding sequence ATGGTAAAAGATTTATTCGAAAGAATACAAAACAATAAAGGTCCTTTAGGTAAATGGGCTTCTCAGGCTGAAGGTTATTATGTATTTCCAAAATTGGAAGGCGAATTAGGACCAAGAATGCAATTCCACGGAAAAGATATTTTGAACTGGAGTTTGAACGACTATTTAGGTTTAGCCAATCATCCTGAAGTGCGTCAAGCCGACACAGATGCTGCCATAAAATATGGTGCAGCCTATCCGATGGGAGCTCGTATGATGAGCGGACACACTGATGCTCACGAACAATTAGAAAAAGAGTTGGCGGCTTTTGTTCAAAAAGAATCCGCTTATTTACTCAACTTCGGTTATCAAGGTATTATGTCTTGCATTGATGCCTTAGTGACTAAAAACGATATTATTGTATACGATGTTGATGCCCATGCCTGTATTATTGACGGTGTGCGTTTGCATATGGGAAAACGATTTACCTACAAACACAACGACCTGGAAAGCATGGAGAAAAATCTTCAACGTGCGACCAAAATGGCAACTGAAACCGGAGGTGGCATTTTATTCATTACTGAAGGCGTTTTCGGAATGCGTGGTCAACAAGGAAAGTTGAAAGAGATTGTAGCAATGAAGAAAAAATACAATTTCCGTTTGTTAGTCGATGACGCTCACGGATTTGGAACACTTGGTAAAACAGGAGCCGGAGCCGGAGAAGAGCAAGGTTGTCAAGACGGAATTGATGTATATTTCTCAACATTTGCCAAATCTATGGCTAGTATCGGAGCTTTCTTGGCTGCAGATAAAGACATTATTGATTATTTAAAATACAATTTGCGTTCGCAAATGTTTGCCAAAGCTTTACCAATGATTCAAACCGTTGGTGCTTTGAAAAGATTACAGTTGTTGAGAGACAATCCGGGATTAAAAGACAAGCTTTGGGAAAACGTAAATGCGTTACAAAACGGTTTAAAAGCGAAAGGATTTAATATTGGTGATACCAATACTTGTGTTACTCCTGTTTATCTTGAAGGTTCTATTCCGGAAGCGATGGTAATGGTAAACGACCTAAGAGAAAACTATGGCATATTCTTATCGATTGTAGTATATCCTGTTATTCCTAAGGGAATTATCTTATTGAGAATGATTCCAACGGCTTCTCACACTTTAGCAGATATCGAAGAAACCCTTACTGCTTTTGATGCTATACGTGAAAAATTAGTCAATGGAACTTATAAAAAGATTGCAGAAGCCACAACAGTTGATGTTTCTTAA